The Fimbriimonadaceae bacterium nucleotide sequence CGGCCGTCGCCACACAGATAGCGGACGATATTCCAAGCGACCGGCTTTGGCTGGGCACGGAAGTCGCCAAGCTCGACATGGAGGGCGGCACTTGCCGGGGGGTCGTCCTTGCCAACGGTGACCGCGTGGCGGCCACGAAGGTGGTCGTCGCCACCGACCCGGCCGAGGAGGCGCGACTCACCGCGCAACCCGTGGACACGGCTGGAAGGGGCTGCACCACAGTCGCCTTCGACGCGACGATGCCGCCGACCGAAGATCCGATCTTGATCGTGAACGGCAACTTTCCGGGCCGGGTCCAGCACGTCGCACCTATGACCAACGTCGCGAGGTCGCTGGCTCCGCCGGGACGGCACTTGGTGACGGCGACGATCCTGGGCACGCCGCCTATGAGCGACGCCCGCCTCGCGGGGGACGTGCAGTACGAGCTCCAAGAGTGGTTCCCGGATGCGGACGTCAGTTCCTGGCGGCCCTTGCGGGTGGACCGCATCCCGTTCGCCCAGGCCGCCGACCATCCGGGCGCACGGAAATCGGAGCCGGGCCCGACGTCCACCCCGGGGCTCTATCTCGCGGGAGAGGCCACGACGTACTCGGGAATTGACGGCGCGATCCTCTCCGGCCGCAAGTGCGCCCAGGCGCTGCTTCAGTCCGGGGATATGGCCGGCGCATGAGGGTCGGCATCGTCGGGGCGGGGATCTCTGGACTGGGCGCGGCGCGTGAGCTTGCAAGGAACGGGCACGAGGTGGTCGTCTTCGAGAAGTCGAAGGGGGTCGGTGGCCGGTGTGCCACCCGGCGCGTGAACGGCTACGTCTTCGACACCGGCGCAACGTCCATCGCCCCGCGCAGCCAAGCTCTGAACGACGCCATCCTAAACCAGCTCGACCGGACGGACCTTGTCATCATCGACAAGCCGATCTACACCCACGACGGCTCGCGCATCCTGCGGGGCTCCATGGGGAAGGGACTGGCCGAGCGTTACTGCTATGCCCCGGGAATCTCGAAGCTGGGCAAGCTGCTCGCGGAGGGGCTGGACGTCCGGCTGGAAGCCGAGGTGACCGCGATCGAGCGGCCCGGGGACGGTGGCTTCTGCCTGGCGGGAGAGGTTTTCGACGTGGTCGTGCTGACCGCGCCCGCCCCCCAGGCGGAAGCACTCTTGCGCAATGCGCGCGACACCAGGAAGCTCGCGAACGCCAAGTACCGGCCGTGCCTCAGCGTCCTCCTCGGCTATGAGACACCGCTCGAGACGCCCTACCACGCGCTGATCGAACCGGACCAGCGACTTCCCCTGACCTGGCTGAGCGTGGAGACTATGAAGGTGCCGGGCCACCGGGCGCCTGGGCTCGGGACCGCGTTGGTCGCCCAGATGAGCCCTTCTTACAGTCGGTTGCGCTTTGAAGCGACTGCAGACCGCATCATCGACGAGACCTTGATCGATGTCGTGCGGTTGCTAGGCCAGCCCTTCCAGACGCCGGACGTCTCGGACGTGAAGCGTTGGCGGTACAGCCAGCCCGAAACGACCGCTTCGTTCGAATCGGCAAATCCGCCCGGGACACGGCTGGTCGTCGCGGGGGACGGCCTGCTCGGGGGCCGGATCGAACTCGCCTATGAGACGGGCCTCCGTGCCGCCCGTCATATCCAAGGATTGAACTCATGACCGCGCCCCTCGCCCTTCTCGCCTCTTTACTCTCCGCGCCGCTCTCCGAGACCATGATGAGCGTCGTGGGCGCCGACGGCATGTCAGGAAGCGCCACCGTCATTAACCAGCTCCTGCCCGATGGCGGCAAGTATGTGCGGCTGAGCCTCGTGATGACTTATGAGAACGGGGCGCGGGCGGACGTGGTCCAGGAATCCACCTACGACCCCAAGGGGCGGCCCGTGCGCTTCCTGCAGACCGTCACCGGGCTCGGCAAGCGGAACACCATGGTCACCGAGTTCGACGAGGCCGGCGCGCACGTCACGATCGACCCGGCAAAGCCCCCCGCGAACGTGAAGTGGCCCGAAGGGCCGCTCGACGACCCCAGCCAGTTCTGGTTCGTGAAAACTCGGCCGAAGGTCGGTCAAACGGTGAAGTTTCTCCGCTTCCGTCCGGCGAAGCTCGACTGGGTCGAGTCCGCCGTGACCTATATAGGGACGCGCGAGGCGGTGATCCTCGGAAAGCTCGTGACGGGCAACGTCGTGCGGGTCGACGGAGCGGACGCCTTGCTCGACGACTCGGGCGACCCCCTCCGCTTGGAGGTCAGCGGCGTGACCTTCGAGCGGTCGGCAGGTGTAGACTCCGACAAATGAGTGACACTCCCATTCGCGTCTGCTTAGTCGGGGCCGCGGGGAAGATGGGCCGCCATGTCCTGCGCGCCTTGGGGACGGACCGTCGGTTCCAGGTCGTCTCGGCCATCGACCGCCAATCCATCGGCCAGTCCTGCCGGGAGATCGCGGGGCCCGAATCGCCGGACTTGGTGATCGGCGACGCAGTGGGCGCGGCCTTGGAGGCCACCCCTACCGACGTCCTCGTCGACTTCACCCACCCCAGCGCGGCCGCAGCCCACGCCCAATCTGCCCTGAAGCGGCGCGTCCCCCCGGTCATTGGCACGAGCGGACTGAGCAACGAGGACGTCGCCTGCGTCCGCGACGCCTGCAACGAGTTCCAGACCCCGGCGATGATCGTCCCCAACTTCGCGATCGGCGCCCTGCTCATGATGCGCTTTGCCGAGATGGCGGCCGCTTGGATGCCGTTCGTCGAGGTCATCGAGTATCACAACCCGGCCAAGGCCGACGCTCCCAGCGGCACCGCCATCCACACGGCCGAACTGATCAAGGCGGCGCGGCAGAAGGCGGTCGGCCATGGGAGCTCCGTGGAGAAGTTTCCCGGTGCCAGGGGCGCGGACGTGAAGGGCGTGCGGGTCCACTCCGTCCGGCTGCCCGGGCTGGTCGCCCACCAGGAGATCCTCTTTGGCGGGGATGGGGAGCAGCTCACGTTGCGCCACGACTCGCTCGACCGGGTGTCGTTCATGGAAGGGGTGAAGCTGGCCTGCCTGGAGGTCCGCTCCTTCACGGGACTCGTCACCGGGCTCGACAAGGTCATGTTCCGCTGAGCCGACCGCAACGGTCTAGGCTAGAGGAACCCCTTGGGCCAGCCAACGTTATATACTAAGGAAGACTGGGGGCGAAAGGGTTCGACAGGGTCGGATCGAGCACCGGTTGCGAGCCGAGGAGCCGCTGGCCTCGTAAAAAGCGGCAAAAAAGTAAACGCGAACAACAACTTCGCTTACGCTGCTTAATTAGCAGTGCGCTGACCGGAACCTTGCTGACGGGGTCCGCCACCAGTGTCGCAAAAGTCGGCTCGAAGGAAGGGCTTCGGTCCGTAGCCTGACCTTCTAAACTAAACCGGACTAGGCGGAAGCCTTGTGGGCCTCTAGGTAGGGCCCCGCCGAATTCTTCTAGAGGAGACGCTCGTGGTGACCTATGCGGCGACGATTTTGGAACGGGGTTCAATTCCCCGCGCCTCCACCAGCTTTTGAACCTAGCCTTGGGCTAGGGGTGACAGTCAAACCCCGTTGAGCTGTCACCCCTAGACAAAGCTTTGCTTGTCGTTCATGTGAAATCCTATGCAATGCTATAGGTCGATCAGAACCCTCCAGAGGGCAATGATCGTAAACCGATATAAGGACAAATGCCAGACACGGATCGGATTTTAGAGATTCTGCGGCTGACGAAGGTTGGCAGGAAGGAAGAGCGAGAACGTGCGCGTCGCGTGGTTGCTCTGGTCAGCCGGTTGTCCATGGCTGGGCTGATCGATGCGCATGCGGCCGAAAAACTCACATCTCGCGCAGTCGCGAGGATGATGGCTTCAACGTTCACCCTAAGTCCCCAACGGCGCAAGACACTGAAGGCGGTCTACTCAAGGAGCTTCCGCGAGTTCTCTTATGTCAAACAAGCCACTGTCGGCCGAAACAAGTAAGAATTCAGGTGAAAGTCCGGACGAGCAGGCCGTTACTCGCGCCGAACTAAAGGAGTTTGCGGCCAGCTTTCTTGCCGAAAGCCTAAGTTTGGAGTCTCCTTACGAGCCGCCAATTGAACGCACCTGGTCGGGAGATCACACCGAGAAGTGGCTTGAGAGCATGTCTGCGGATTTGAAGCGAGTACGCGACAACGAGCAGGAAAAGTACCGATTGGCGTTTGCCGGTTTCCTTGTCGTGCTTGGCGTTGCGACGGCGCTAGTTCTAATGGGTCATAAGGATATAGTTTCGAACTCCTTTCCTTTCATTTGTGGAGGAGGCGGACTCGCGTGGGGATCCTATTGGTTCGGAAGACAAAAGGGCCAGTCCTAACCGCCGAGCCTGCGGAAATAACCCAGCATCTCATCTCCTCGATCCTCGAGGTACAGCATCGTCGTCTTTATGCTGGAGTGCCCCAGCACGGCCCGCTGAATGAAGGTCTCGGGTACACCGGCGGCCCGGAGGTTCGTAGCCGCGGAGTGCCTCAGGTCGTGGAAGCGGACTCGAGGGACGCCGGCCTCTTTGCAGAGCTCTGGCATCTGTTCTGAGACCCATTCGGGATGGACGGGCTTGCCCTTGTGGCAGAAGAGATAGACAGCGCCTTCGGGTGCAAATGCGAGGAGCCGCTCACCCCATGGCCTGGGGACGACCAAGACTCTCGCTTGGCCACGCTTCTTGCCCTTGAGCCGCTCTTCCTCACCGTGCGGCTGCCGGTTGAAGCGGACGGAAACGACGGCCCGATCCTCGAGCAGCTCGACGTTCGGGATCTTTAGCCCGCACACCTCGTCCCGTCGAAGAGCGAGGGTGCCGGCCGCAAAGACCGGGCCTTCCATGTCGCTGCCGGCTGCCGCATCGAGGAGCTGCCGATACTGGGCCGGATCCAGCGTAGTGGCCACGAAGGCTTCCGTCTCAGGCAGGGCGACCAGGCGGTGGTCGCGGTGAGATATCCGGCCCGTCTTGTGGGCGAGCTCCATCGCCGAGGCTAAGACGCCGAAGACGTTATGGACAGACTTGGCCGAGCCGAGCTGCTCCGTAAGAGACGCCACCCAGGGCTGAAGTACTTCGAGGCGCAGGTCGACCAGCTTCAATGGCTGAAGCGGCGCGATCCACTTGTCGAGAGCTCGTTTGTAGCCCTTCCGCGTGGCCAAGGTCGTGCGGCCAGGCGTTTTGAGGACTGGCCACCAAACGGTCTGGACGAACTCGGCGAGCGATCCCGGCGGCAGGTCGGGCGGGCCCTCGATGTACTCGGCCATCTTTCGCTCGACGATAGCGCAGCCTTCTTCGCCCTCGACCTTGCTACGGAACCACTTTCGCGACTTGCCCGAGCCCACGCTGGCTTCCCAACGCCGATTGGCTTCGTCCCACCTCGGCTTCATCATCGGCGATTATCCTCCTAACGATCTCGTCTGCGAGCCGCTCGACCTCGCTTCTGGCAAAAAGGCCGGTCTCCTTGTCCCGGTGCAGCCGCCCCTCGACCAGGTAGCGCGTGAAGCGCCTGCGGGTCGCCCGCAGGTACTCCATGGCTTCCGATTGGGTCATTAGAGGCGATGAGACCATTCAGAACGCCACCTTCCGAATGTGCTTGAGGTAGCCCCGGCAAAGCCGGTGCGGACGGACGCTCTCTCCCAGCAGCTCACAGTTCTTGGCGTTGCAGGCAGCGAGCGCCTCCATAAGCTGTACGCAACGATGGACCAGCGCGAGGTGCGCGTCGTCGAGCGGCAGCTTGGCCCAGGAGCCGCCCGGAAGCTGCTCCTCGATCTGGTACAGGCCCGAGACGACGACGAGCCGCCTGGCCCTCTTGCTGGCGCTCTCCGGCAGCCCGCAAAGGACGTCGGTGGAGTCGGTGAGCGCTTGGTTCACTAATCATCCCCTTCTGCGTCTTCCGTGGCTTCCGGAACGATCCCGATCATCCGGTCGGTCTTGGCCCTTGGCGCGTGGCAAAGGGTGCGACTCGGGTTAAGCGATAAGACGGCGAAACCTTCGGCAAGCCCTAATTCGGGGTTGTCCTGCAAGACATAGCCGACGGTGACGTCGATATAACGCCCCGTTGTGGCGCCTAAGCTGGTGACCTCGACCAAAATAAGGCGGTCGCCCTTCTTGAAGTTTCGGTCGTTCCTCCTGATCTCGAAGTGCTTATTGCCGGCCTTGACCGATTTGAAGTAGGGCCGCGAGGTTTTAAGGACGTGGACTTTAGCCATTGCCGCCCCCGCTCATGATCTCTGCCAGGATAAGGGCTAAGAACCCGAGGACGGAAAGGCGGAAACAGACACCCTCTTTGGCTTCGCCGCACAGGACGACCGATAGCCATAGGGACGCGCCACCGTAAATGACCAAGAAGATGCCGAAGACACACCGGGCGATAGACGCGACGTCAGCCATTGCCGCCCTCCACTTGCCGGAACGTGAGTACCCCGACTTTGGGGTTATCAGCGAAAAGGCGCTTTTTGCCGTTGATGGAGTCCCACAGGTCTCGAAAAGCAATAATCGCGCCGTGGTCCTCTGTGTACCCCCGGTCGGTTAACCAATTCTTTATGCAGATGTCATGGTCTAAGTAACGAGCGGCGTCTAACGACGTGTAGCCACAAAGTGGGCAAGTAATTCCCTCGCATAGCGCATCCCGGATGCTGATGTCCTGCAACCGCTCTTCATAGGCGTCCTCGGTCGCCTCCAGCGTGATCCGGGAGAAGCGGCGGGGCATAAAGATTGACGGTCGCCATTGGTAGTTTCGCCCAAGCCTGATGTATTCGCGCCTGGTCTCTTCCCCTTCAAGGCTCGTGGACGCCTTATACGCGCATTTGTCATCAATAACGTGGTCAATATCAAATGACATCCACGTTTCCTTAACCCATAGAAGGTCGCCTTTCTTGACCTTCAGCCACTTCTTGTCCAGACGCCTTGTCTGCGTCTTCTTGCCGTCCAGGATCGCCCGCACCATAGGGCCGCTGAAGATGATCGGGTACTCAGCCATTGCCGCCCTCCTTCACCTAAGCCCCTCCGGGAAAAGGAGCGGCGTGGCGACGACGTCGGGGCCGATATAACGAAGGAGCCCGAGCCCGCTTAGCTTGCTTAGGTTGTTCCGATAGCTCGAAGACGTCGCGCTCTGGCCCGTTGCCGTCGCCAGGGCCGAACGGTGGATCCCGTCCGGGTAATGATCGATAAGTCGGGTGAGCATCCGCCCTTGCGGGCCGCTCAGCTTCGATTTCCATGCCCGGTGAAGGTCGGCGAGGCTCGCGGGCGATTCCACCTCGCCGGCCGCTTCCCGCCCTGCCTTGGTTACCGCTTGGGTCATGAGGGGCGATTGGATCACGGCTCAGCCGGTCCTCCGGTAGTCGCGGACGATCAGGCTCTGAGCGTTCGCCCTGACGAGTGCTTCCGCCACGGGCGGGCTGACCGAGTTGCCGACCATCCTGACTTGCGCGGTCTTTGTGAGCGGCTTGCCGTCTGCGCCCCGATCGATGATGTAACCGGGACGGAAGCCTTGGGCCAGGTAGAGCTCGCGCGGCTGGAGCATCCGCATGGCGATGTCGTCGACCACGAAGGTCTGTTCGTCGATATCGACCGTGACCAAGCCGAATCGGTCGCAAGTCGAGACGGTGTGAACTGGCTCGTCAACGGGGGCCCCGGTAGCGGTGCCGTGGTACTTGGCAAGGAAACTAGCGACTAGCGCCGCCTTTCCTTGCCCGCCCCCGGTAACCGTGCCAATCGGATCGCCGGCATGAGAGCCGACGCTCTGGCCGAAGTCGCGCTGGATGTGTGCCGCGACCAGGTTGTGCCTGGCTCCATCGCTCACCACCGTATGGCACGGCTGGTCAGCGCCGTACGAAGGGCTCCTCGAATTGTTGTTCGTGACGAAATGAGCGGCAATCACAGCGTGGTGACCACCCGTCGCGATAGTAGGGGCTGGGGCGTCCGCGGCTCCTCCGCTATGACCGGTGGTGTTCGTCGCAAGATGAGCGGCAACCAAGCCATGGTGCCTTCCGCCTGCAGAGATAGTCTGCAGTGGCCGGTCGATCTCGGCAGCGTCGGCCGTGCCGTGCTGTTCGATCAGGGTCGCAGCGCACAGGCTCTGGAACGATCCGTCGGCGCAGACCGCTCCGTTTGGCTCGTCAAGCGGCCGACCGGCCCCGTTCCTTGAATCGTAGAAACCGCCGTTGTGCTGGGCGAGGAATCCCGCCACCAGCGCGTGGCGGTTCTGTGTGTCGATGGTATGGATCGGATCGTCGACCTCGCATCCGCGAACATCGTCCGGCCCTTTCTCGGAGTGGTAACTACTAAGGCTCGCGGCGACAAGTCCGGCCCCGTTGCCAGAGGGGACGACCACCGGCGACGGCTCTTCGATGGACCGACTTCTAGGTGCTTGGCCCTTCCTCTCGCCGTAGCGGGGCACGAGCAACGGAGAGACCAGGCCGTGCGCGTCCCTTGCGCTGGTGACCGTGCGCATCGGTTCGGAGATGTCCCATGGCCGTTGCCAGTCGCCCCCGTGGTTAAGGGTGACGAGGAAGGGCTTCGGATTGTCGAGTACAAACCGCTTCACCCCTCGTGCGATGCGGCGCATCGTCTTCTCGGCAAGCGGGCGGATCGGCGATGGCCTGCCGAGCTCCTTGCCCCACGCCTTAGCCTCTTCGCGCGTGGCGAAGATCGACAGCAACGGTTCCGACCAGTCGATGCACTCCGCAGCGGCACGGTACGGCTTGGCCCTGCCCGGGCCATGGGTCGGCTCGGGCCAGACGATCGGCCGGCCGTCGCAGCGGGCGATCAAGTAGAGCCGCTTTCGGATGGTCGGCGCCCCATAGTCGCAAGCCCTGAGCTCCCGCCACTCGACCTCGTACCCGTGCTCCTCCAGCGACTTGACCCAGCGGCGGAACGACCTTCCGCGCCTGCGCTTGCACGGTCGCAGCGCATCGGGAGGGCCGACGAGCGGCCCCCAGTCGGCGAACTCCTCGACGTTCTCGAGCATGATCACGCGCGGCCTGACCGTTCCTGCCCATCGAGTGACGACCCAGGCGAGCGCGCGGCGCTTGCTGTTGGCGTGGCGGATCGGCTTGCCGCCCCTTGCCTTGCTGTGGTAGGTGCAGTCCGGACTCGCCCAGAGGAATCCGACCGGCCTCCCCCTTGTAACCTCTCGGGGATCGACCTCGAAGACGTCGCTTACAAGGTGCAACGTCTGGGGATGGTTGGCTTGGTGAAGGGCGACCGCCTCGCGATCGTGGTTGATGGCGATATCGACCATCCGCCCGGTCGCCTGCTCAATCCCGGCCGAAGCGCCGCCACCGCCAGCGAAGAGGTCGACGATTAGCTCTTCATGGACGTCTAGCAGATGCTGCAGGAAGAGGCTCACGCCTGAGCCTCCAAAGCCTCCCGTAGGCGCTTCGCTCTTGTCTGGATACTGTGCGCGGCTGCTTTGTCGTACCTGGCGATGAGCTCCGCTTCTCTTTCCAGTGTGAACGCCAACCTGCTCGACGCTTCCGCGATCCGCTGGGCAGACCTCAGCGCCTGGACCGCTTGCCGTATCATTGCAATCTCCTCGTCTGCCTTCTGCCGAGTCATTCGAGATGTGGCTATGAGTCGAGGGTAGACCCGCTCTCTCATCGCTAGCTCGCGCTGCAAGCACTTGACAAGCTCGTCATTGGAGAAGGTGCGCTCAGCCATCCATCTCCCGGCTGTCCACTGCCGCCTCCGAAAGTGACGCCGGTACCGTGACTTGGACACGCACGCCATGGGCGCGTGCTCGATCGAGCGCGCTGAGCGCAAGCGCCTTCAGACTTTGATCGTTAGTGTTAAGGCACCGGTCCAGTAGTTCGCCTGCAATTTGCGCGACCGTAGCGGCTGCTGGGTCGGGTTGCCATTCGGGCACGATCTCTGGATCGATAGCGACCGAGCCCGAGCCCGCAATGTTCGGCGGCGTAACGCTCACTTCGGCCGTGAAGCGTGGCTCTGGGGCCCAGAGCGTATCGTCGGCGATGACCGTAAGCTCTACGACCTTCTCCCCTGTATGCAACTGGCCAGCTGGAGGCCGCTTCTTGTACATTCTATTGACGTCGCGCCGGTTGAACACCAAGAAGACGGTGTCTTTCACCGTGCCACCTCCACCGAGACTTTTCGGAGTCCGGGCCTTGCACCGTTCGTCAGCCTCCGCCATACCTCGTGGCTAGCGTCGACCCTTGAGCGGGCGCCAAGCCGCGAGGCTGAGAGGCTCTTGCTCATCCGGTCGTTCACCCGCACGGTGAGGGAGCGGCCGCCCAGGGAGAGCACCAGCTTCGTGCCGAGCGGCCACTCGTTACTGGCGACCGTGACGCCGCATTTGTCGTATCGATCGCCGCTTGCCGTCTTACGGCCTTCGTAGCGGTCGCTGTAGACCGACATCGTCCGGATCAGTGGAGGCGCGGGTTTTTCCAAGGCCGCGGCATGAGGCGGAGCCCCTTGCTTGCCTGCAGGAAAACGGGCGATCCCGACCAATATGGCCGCGAGCACCGTCGCGAGCACGACGCCTTTCTCGCTCACGATTCCACCTGCAAGGTCGGGATGACCGATGTGGGATAGGCGCCCCGGATATTGGCGTGGAAATAGGCGCCAGGGGCGTCGGCCATGGCTAGGCGGACAAACTCGACAGGAGGGCAGTCCGAGTATCCGTAGACCGCGCCCGAGTGCATCCTCACGTGCATCACCTGGCCGTCAAGGTCGTAACCGACCGACTCGATCGGCACAGACTTCAAGGGCAGCATTCTCACTGCGGGTCCCCTCCGAACACGAGCCGGTAAACGTGGATGTATGGGTCGGGAAGGTGCACGACGCGGGTGTCGCCCCTCGCCATGACGATCGTCTGCCCGTCCTTCGTCTCCTGGAGACGGTCGATCGCGAGCATTTTCAGGCTGACCTGGTTGCCCTTGACGTCCGCGCCCTGCAGGTACCTCACGCCCTCGACGTTTTTCACGCATGCGGTCACGAGGCCCTTATTCGCGCTCACTGGGACACCTCCGGGAATTTGATCTCCACTGTCTCGCTCGGCGGCACGTACTCGATTCCGTCCGGGTCGTCGAACGCCAGGGCGTCCTTGATCTTCGCCAGCTCGCTCTTCGCGACGGCCTTCTTGACCGCCTGGGCCTGGCCGTTCTTTTCGAGCCACTCGCAAGCGGCTGGCTCGTCAGTGACCAGCCAGCGTTCGGGCTGTGTCCGGAAGGAGACCCGTCCGGTCAGGTAGTCGAAGCTCCGAGCCTTCCCTTTCAGCCTCTGCCGCGCGTCGGCAGCGACCATCGGCAGATAAGCAGCAGTCAGCCAGTCGTTGGCCTTGGCGGCC carries:
- a CDS encoding KTSC domain-containing protein, whose amino-acid sequence is MKSVPIESVGYDLDGQVMHVRMHSGAVYGYSDCPPVEFVRLAMADAPGAYFHANIRGAYPTSVIPTLQVES
- a CDS encoding host-nuclease inhibitor Gam family protein, whose protein sequence is MSDLQSALPVDPVLTDDGLWIDPETGEVVGEADGTPAELDEQGVEAALRRILRVRTRLRTAAVAREGAAAQCDDILQRAMDEARQSPEYLEAAALAAQAQRVAEKAAKANDWLTAAYLPMVAADARQRLKGKARSFDYLTGRVSFRTQPERWLVTDEPAACEWLEKNGQAQAVKKAVAKSELAKIKDALAFDDPDGIEYVPPSETVEIKFPEVSQ
- a CDS encoding DUF3850 domain-containing protein yields the protein MAKVHVLKTSRPYFKSVKAGNKHFEIRRNDRNFKKGDRLILVEVTSLGATTGRYIDVTVGYVLQDNPELGLAEGFAVLSLNPSRTLCHAPRAKTDRMIGIVPEATEDAEGDD
- a CDS encoding site-specific integrase encodes the protein MKPRWDEANRRWEASVGSGKSRKWFRSKVEGEEGCAIVERKMAEYIEGPPDLPPGSLAEFVQTVWWPVLKTPGRTTLATRKGYKRALDKWIAPLQPLKLVDLRLEVLQPWVASLTEQLGSAKSVHNVFGVLASAMELAHKTGRISHRDHRLVALPETEAFVATTLDPAQYRQLLDAAAGSDMEGPVFAAGTLALRRDEVCGLKIPNVELLEDRAVVSVRFNRQPHGEEERLKGKKRGQARVLVVPRPWGERLLAFAPEGAVYLFCHKGKPVHPEWVSEQMPELCKEAGVPRVRFHDLRHSAATNLRAAGVPETFIQRAVLGHSSIKTTMLYLEDRGDEMLGYFRRLGG
- a CDS encoding FAD-dependent oxidoreductase; the protein is MRVGIVGAGISGLGAARELARNGHEVVVFEKSKGVGGRCATRRVNGYVFDTGATSIAPRSQALNDAILNQLDRTDLVIIDKPIYTHDGSRILRGSMGKGLAERYCYAPGISKLGKLLAEGLDVRLEAEVTAIERPGDGGFCLAGEVFDVVVLTAPAPQAEALLRNARDTRKLANAKYRPCLSVLLGYETPLETPYHALIEPDQRLPLTWLSVETMKVPGHRAPGLGTALVAQMSPSYSRLRFEATADRIIDETLIDVVRLLGQPFQTPDVSDVKRWRYSQPETTASFESANPPGTRLVVAGDGLLGGRIELAYETGLRAARHIQGLNS
- a CDS encoding DNA cytosine methyltransferase, with translation MSLFLQHLLDVHEELIVDLFAGGGGASAGIEQATGRMVDIAINHDREAVALHQANHPQTLHLVSDVFEVDPREVTRGRPVGFLWASPDCTYHSKARGGKPIRHANSKRRALAWVVTRWAGTVRPRVIMLENVEEFADWGPLVGPPDALRPCKRRRGRSFRRWVKSLEEHGYEVEWRELRACDYGAPTIRKRLYLIARCDGRPIVWPEPTHGPGRAKPYRAAAECIDWSEPLLSIFATREEAKAWGKELGRPSPIRPLAEKTMRRIARGVKRFVLDNPKPFLVTLNHGGDWQRPWDISEPMRTVTSARDAHGLVSPLLVPRYGERKGQAPRSRSIEEPSPVVVPSGNGAGLVAASLSSYHSEKGPDDVRGCEVDDPIHTIDTQNRHALVAGFLAQHNGGFYDSRNGAGRPLDEPNGAVCADGSFQSLCAATLIEQHGTADAAEIDRPLQTISAGGRHHGLVAAHLATNTTGHSGGAADAPAPTIATGGHHAVIAAHFVTNNNSRSPSYGADQPCHTVVSDGARHNLVAAHIQRDFGQSVGSHAGDPIGTVTGGGQGKAALVASFLAKYHGTATGAPVDEPVHTVSTCDRFGLVTVDIDEQTFVVDDIAMRMLQPRELYLAQGFRPGYIIDRGADGKPLTKTAQVRMVGNSVSPPVAEALVRANAQSLIVRDYRRTG
- the dapB gene encoding 4-hydroxy-tetrahydrodipicolinate reductase, which encodes MSDTPIRVCLVGAAGKMGRHVLRALGTDRRFQVVSAIDRQSIGQSCREIAGPESPDLVIGDAVGAALEATPTDVLVDFTHPSAAAAHAQSALKRRVPPVIGTSGLSNEDVACVRDACNEFQTPAMIVPNFAIGALLMMRFAEMAAAWMPFVEVIEYHNPAKADAPSGTAIHTAELIKAARQKAVGHGSSVEKFPGARGADVKGVRVHSVRLPGLVAHQEILFGGDGEQLTLRHDSLDRVSFMEGVKLACLEVRSFTGLVTGLDKVMFR
- a CDS encoding FAD-dependent oxidoreductase — protein: MDESVIVVGAGLSGLVCARALTRANKRVTVIDRLGHVGGRVWTNEVDGFRIDQGFQVLFNAYPNARRELDFAKLGFRKFTPGALVHWNGRLEAVMRDDYIHMAFTGFLGLRDKMRIAQFSSESVGRKFEQCWELEDVSALVFLRRYGFGESFMERFARPFFGGVFLDRELSVSARNLAFIWKALSLGDTGVPERGMAAVATQIADDIPSDRLWLGTEVAKLDMEGGTCRGVVLANGDRVAATKVVVATDPAEEARLTAQPVDTAGRGCTTVAFDATMPPTEDPILIVNGNFPGRVQHVAPMTNVARSLAPPGRHLVTATILGTPPMSDARLAGDVQYELQEWFPDADVSSWRPLRVDRIPFAQAADHPGARKSEPGPTSTPGLYLAGEATTYSGIDGAILSGRKCAQALLQSGDMAGA